The genomic window CGCTGGCCATCGGCCTCTACATCCTGCCGCTGGGCGGGGTGCTGGCCAGTGCCCGGTGGTGGGTCATGGCCGCCGCGCTGGTCCTCACGCTCGTGACCGGCCTCGACTACGTCTACCGGGCCCTGACGCTGCGCCGCACCAGCGCCCGGGCCATGCGCGCCGCCGCGGCGCGCCGCGCCGCCGGCCCGGCCGGCTCCCGCACCGACACCGCGGCCTAGCGCCCGCAGGACCGCCCGCGCGACGGGAACGCCGAGGCCGGTGCGGGTGTTACGCCATGAGCGGACGCGGCCCTGCCGGCTCGGTGCCGGACAGGGGCGCCGCGTACCGTGGGCGCACGGCACCTGCGGGTGCCGCCGCTCTTCCCTCAGCCAGACAGGAGACGGCCATGACGCTGCTGCGCACCCAGCTCGGGGAGACCCTGCGCGGTCACCGGCTGCGGCAGCGGCGCACGCTGCGCGACGTCTCCGGTGCCGCCCGGGTCAGCCTGGGCTACCTCTCCGAGGTCGAGCGCGGGCAGAAGGAGGCCTCCTCCGAGCTGCTCGCCTCCATCTGTGACGCCCTCGACGTCGAGCTGGCCGACCTGCTCGCCGAGGTGAGCTCCGGCCTGCGCGGCCCCGACGGCCGCGTCCGCCAGCTCGCCGCCGCCGGCGGTGCCGCGGCCCCGGTCGAGGCGCCG from Geodermatophilus normandii includes these protein-coding regions:
- a CDS encoding helix-turn-helix domain-containing protein, coding for MTLLRTQLGETLRGHRLRQRRTLRDVSGAARVSLGYLSEVERGQKEASSELLASICDALDVELADLLAEVSSGLRGPDGRVRQLAAAGGAAAPVEAPSADAASAEETAVPAETATPVAEPALALVGATTRAAHRAGSAVSLAA